In Apium graveolens cultivar Ventura chromosome 10, ASM990537v1, whole genome shotgun sequence, the following are encoded in one genomic region:
- the LOC141689503 gene encoding uncharacterized protein LOC141689503, with translation MVENNALNAALDVVTNCNNHFETMNCVGNLMTVVCQVKLSPDQERVALTILDKIIQVEYDYHYHIERACDALQYLSFKKQVELEEQAFKRQIALIYHTDAEVSSSALKAVGNIARWGRADQLQILAEDNDFLQYLGKAMKCKPEEFLKEVCRIISEIASAQDGTFIEALEEAGLIHNLCSLLEGAKFDVKLEAACAILIASRLIDKFEQI, from the exons ATGGTTGAAAATAATGCTCTAAATGCCGCGCTTGATGTTGTTACAAATTGCAATAATCACTTTGAGACAATGAATTGCGTGGGAAATCTTATGACAGTTGTTTGCCAAGTTAAGCTTTCCCCTGATCAG gaacGGGTGGCTCTTACAATTTTGGACAAGATAATTCAAGTTGAATACGATTATCATTACCATATAGAGAGGGCATGTGACGCACTTCAGTATCTAAGTTTTAAAAAGCAAGTGGAACTTGAAGAACAAGCGTTTAAAAGGCAAATAGCATTAATCTA TCACACTGATGCTGAGGTTTCCAGTTCGGCACTTAAAGCAGTTGGCAATATTGCGAGATGGGGTAGGGCTGACCAGCTTCAG ATTTTGGCTGAAGACAATGATTTTCTTCAATATCTCGGGAAGGCCATGAAATGTAAACCCGAGGAGTTTCTTAAGGAAGTCTGTAGGATAATTTCAGAGATAGCTTCTGCTCAGGACGGAACATTCATAGAA GCTCTGGAGGAAGCCGGCTTGATACATAATCTCTGCAGCCTACTTGAAGGGGCTAAGTTTGATGTGAAGTTGGAGGCAGCCTGTGCAATTTTAATTGCATCAAGGCTCATTGATAAATTTGAACAGATTTAA
- the LOC141692123 gene encoding uncharacterized protein LOC141692123 yields MHDHELHGSDDMFLQFVNRKKDLLKPPPGSRFDKYNSFVKERLAFNLQPKITMLEPYVKDFMKFSDPMNVNVPQLSSAIKEIKSIIFRDQRVAEVAFEPVVLERIVKILREIDNKSIKFAATYILAFSRLDKCDAVIINDAIQYLVDLMHHNRDTALRVRFT; encoded by the exons ATGCATGATCATGAGCTCCAT GGTTCTGATGATATGTTTCTGCAATTTGTAAATCGCAAAAAAGATCTTTTGAAACCGCCACCAGGATCCAGGTTTGACAAGTATAATTCTTTTGTCAAGGAGAGGCTTGCATTCAATCTCCAACCAAAG ATTACAATGCTTGAACCTTATGTAAAAGATTTTATGAAGTTCAGCGACCCTATGAACGTCAATGTGCCGCAGCTATCAAGTGCCATTAAAGAAATTAAAAGCATTATTTTTCGTG ATCAAAGAGTTGCTGAAGTTGCCTTCGAGCCTGTTGTTCTTGAGCGCATTGTTAAGATCCTCCGTGAAATTGACAACAAATCCATCAAG TTTGCAGCTACTTACATTCTGGCCTTTTCAAGGCTTGATAAATGTGATGCTGTAATTATAAACGACGCAATTCAATACCTCGTGGATCTTATGCATCATAATCGCGATACTGCACTCCGAGTAAGATTCACTTAA
- the LOC141692122 gene encoding uncharacterized protein LOC141692122 yields MVAVDCQGQRRGVAMLWKYKNEFPIRSYSLNHIDAVVNVQGWSCFRLTGIYGEPNRTRRRVTWDLIRHLARDNNLPWCLIGNMNNVLGQVDKRGGRMYPTWLIQGFQTVLEECELADMDMQGYPYTWERGRGTEKWVEIRLDRAIVSKEWMETFQDAKLTNLEVSTSDHCPIFLEPMIEKITLSTKRFWFENAWLREPMCKKIVEETWERKQSGLFHDKLKSCSKSLAGWGQEITDNFKRRIAHSNKIIRTTRGRRDDLSVKQFQEESKKLTEVLTQQEVFWK; encoded by the coding sequence ATGGTGGCAGTAGATTGTCAAGGTCAAAGAAGGGGAGTAGCCATGCTGTGGAAATATAAGAATGAATTCCCGATTAGATCTTATAGTCTGAATCACATAGATGCAGTGGTGAATGTGCAGGGGTGGAGCTGTTTTCGCCTTACAGGTATTTACGGTGAGCCTAATAGAACTCGTAGAAGAGTAACTTGGGATTTAATTAGACACTTAGCAAGGGATAATAATCTGCCTTGGTGTCTAATAGGCAACATGAACAACGTGTTAGGACAAGTCGATAAAAGAGGTGGTAGAATGTATCCAACTTGGTTGATTCAAGGATTCCAAACTGTTCTAGAAGAATGCGAGCTAGCTGATATGGATATGCAGGGGTACCCTTACACATGGGAAAGGGGACGTGGTACAGAGAAGTGGGTGGAAATAAGATTAGACAGAGCAATAGTATCAAAAGAATGGATGGAAACTTTCCAGGATGCAAAGCTGACTAATCTCGAAGTGTCAACATCAGACCATTGTCCTATATTTCTTGAACCAATGATAGAGAAGATTACATTGAGTACAAAAAGGTTCTGGTTCGAAAACGCGTGGCTTCGAGAACCAATGTGTAAAAAGATTGTGGAAGAAACATGGGAGAGGAAACAGTCAGGTCTGTTTCATGACAAACTTAAGTCGTGTTCGAAATCTCTAGCAGGTTGGGGCCAGGAGATCACGGATAATTTTAAGAGAAGGATAGCTCACAGTAATAAAATTATAAGGACGACAAGGGGTCGTAGGGATGATTTATCGGTCAAACAATTTCAAGAAGAGAGCAAAAAGCTAACTGAGGTGTTGACGCAACAAGAAGTATTCTGGAAGTAA